Proteins from a genomic interval of Danio rerio strain Tuebingen ecotype United States chromosome 4, GRCz12tu, whole genome shotgun sequence:
- the znf1141 gene encoding uncharacterized protein isoform X2, whose product MMIHTGEKPYTCTQCGKSFSCLSHLNVHMMIHTGEKPFTCTQCGKSFSKSSNLNKHMMSHTGEKPFTCTQCGKSFSQSSSRSKHMMIHTGEKPFTCTQCGKSFSQLSHLDLHMMIHTGETPFTCTQCGKSFNYLSHLNHHMMIHTGEKPFKCLKCGKSFSQSSSLNQHMRIHTGEKPFTCTQCGKSFSKSSSLNKHMRIHTGEKPFTCTQCGKCFTCSSTLNQHMRIHTGEKPFICTQCGKSFSQSSSLNYHMKFHAGEKPFTCTQCGKSFSQSSHLNKHMRIHTGEKPFTCTQCGKCFTCSSNLNQHMRIHTGEKPFICTQCGKSFSQSTSLNYHMKFHAGEIQFTYT is encoded by the coding sequence atgatgatccacactggagagaaaccatacacatgcactcagtgtggaaagagtttcagctgcTTATCACACCTTAAtgtacacatgatgatccacactggagagaaaccattcacatgcactcagtgtggaaagagtttcagcaaatcatcaaaccttaataaacacatgatgagccacactggagagaaaccattcacgtgcactcagtgtgggaagagtttcagtcaaTCATCATCCCGTAgtaaacacatgatgatccacactggagagaaaccattcacatgcactcagtgtggaaagagttttagccAATTATCACACCTTGAtttacacatgatgatccacactggagagacaccattcacgtgcactcagtgtgggaagagtttcaactatttatcacaccttaatcaccacatgatgatccacactggagagaaaccattcaaatgccttaaatgtgggaagagtttcagccaatcatcatccctcaatcaacacatgaggatccacactggagagaaaccatttacatgcactcagtgtgggaagagtttcagcaaatcatcatcccttaataaacacatgaggatccacactggagagaaaccattcacatgcactcagtgtggaaagtgtTTTACCTGCTCATCAACCCTTAATCagcacatgagaatccacactggagagaaaccattcatatgcactcagtgtgggaaaagtttcagcCAGTCATCATCCCTTAATTACCACATGAAGTTCCacgctggagagaaaccattcacatgcactcagtgtgggaagagtttcagccaatcatcacaccttaataaacacatgaggattcacactggagagaaaccatttacatgcactcagtgtggaaagtgtTTTACCtgctcatcaaaccttaatcagcacatgaggatccacactggagagaaaccattcatatgcactcagtgtgggaaaagtttcagcCAGTCAACATCCCTTAATTACCACATGAAGTTCCACGCTGGAGAGATACAATTCACTTATACTTAA
- the znf1141 gene encoding uncharacterized protein LOC100005493: MAFIKEESEDVKIEETFTVKQEDLQEQTDLRENEGRKEEEHHVKIEEKNYLQTDGILKRTDKTRFKCTHCRRSFGKKGYLKIHMMIHTGEKPYTCTQCGKSFSCLSHLNVHMMIHTGEKPFTCTQCGKSFSKSSNLNKHMMSHTGEKPFTCTQCGKSFSQSSSRSKHMMIHTGEKPFTCTQCGKSFSQLSHLDLHMMIHTGETPFTCTQCGKSFNYLSHLNHHMMIHTGEKPFKCLKCGKSFSQSSSLNQHMRIHTGEKPFTCTQCGKSFSKSSSLNKHMRIHTGEKPFTCTQCGKCFTCSSTLNQHMRIHTGEKPFICTQCGKSFSQSSSLNYHMKFHAGEKPFTCTQCGKSFSQSSHLNKHMRIHTGEKPFTCTQCGKCFTCSSNLNQHMRIHTGEKPFICTQCGKSFSQSTSLNYHMKFHAGEIQFTYT; the protein is encoded by the exons gaagatctgcaggaacaaacag acctaagaGAGAATGAGGGgaggaaagaggaggaacatcatgtcaaaattgaggaaaaaaactatttacagactgatggtattttgaaaaggacaGACAAGACTCGTTTCAAATGCACTCACTGTAGAAGGAGTTTTGGAAAAAAAGgctatcttaagattcacatgatgatccacactggagagaaaccatacacatgcactcagtgtggaaagagtttcagctgcTTATCACACCTTAAtgtacacatgatgatccacactggagagaaaccattcacatgcactcagtgtggaaagagtttcagcaaatcatcaaaccttaataaacacatgatgagccacactggagagaaaccattcacgtgcactcagtgtgggaagagtttcagtcaaTCATCATCCCGTAgtaaacacatgatgatccacactggagagaaaccattcacatgcactcagtgtggaaagagttttagccAATTATCACACCTTGAtttacacatgatgatccacactggagagacaccattcacgtgcactcagtgtgggaagagtttcaactatttatcacaccttaatcaccacatgatgatccacactggagagaaaccattcaaatgccttaaatgtgggaagagtttcagccaatcatcatccctcaatcaacacatgaggatccacactggagagaaaccatttacatgcactcagtgtgggaagagtttcagcaaatcatcatcccttaataaacacatgaggatccacactggagagaaaccattcacatgcactcagtgtggaaagtgtTTTACCTGCTCATCAACCCTTAATCagcacatgagaatccacactggagagaaaccattcatatgcactcagtgtgggaaaagtttcagcCAGTCATCATCCCTTAATTACCACATGAAGTTCCacgctggagagaaaccattcacatgcactcagtgtgggaagagtttcagccaatcatcacaccttaataaacacatgaggattcacactggagagaaaccatttacatgcactcagtgtggaaagtgtTTTACCtgctcatcaaaccttaatcagcacatgaggatccacactggagagaaaccattcatatgcactcagtgtgggaaaagtttcagcCAGTCAACATCCCTTAATTACCACATGAAGTTCCACGCTGGAGAGATACAATTCACTTATACTTAA